In one window of Pseudoalteromonas xiamenensis DNA:
- a CDS encoding IS91 family transposase, producing the protein MSEYHIADILHEGLASYRQHHTISYQQIRACQHIQSCRTGKLGYQEWQCDDCAEVERIGCSCRDRHCPRCQGYATQQWITKQQARLLPCRYFHLVFTLPHELNPLAQHQPSMVYQSLFQAAWATLTQFAAKKGHGQLGMTCVLHTWGQTLSQHIHLHCLIPAGSIRQGRWCTIDNNYLYPVKALSRVFRGKMLAALYARNKDVVHVSTPTEWCVYSKACLTYSPYLVSYLARYTRKGMMSEHRLVAVDEQGVSFSYRDYKDEDKQKVMQLSRDEFIRRYLLHVLPKGLMRIRHYGFLANASYKRVQRIVRSIEQEAQSSPQRELQPPTLPCWTCKVCGHGRLSLKSVVTAKRHNPDDVTADIRQS; encoded by the coding sequence ATGAGCGAGTACCACATTGCCGATATTTTACATGAGGGGTTAGCATCCTACCGACAGCACCATACGATAAGTTACCAACAAATAAGAGCATGTCAGCATATTCAATCGTGTCGCACAGGTAAACTGGGGTATCAAGAGTGGCAATGCGACGACTGTGCCGAGGTTGAACGTATTGGATGCAGTTGTCGAGATAGACATTGTCCACGTTGTCAGGGCTATGCGACACAGCAATGGATAACGAAGCAACAAGCGAGGTTATTACCGTGTCGTTACTTCCACTTGGTGTTTACGCTGCCTCATGAACTGAATCCACTGGCTCAACATCAGCCTAGCATGGTGTACCAAAGCCTATTCCAAGCCGCTTGGGCGACATTGACCCAGTTCGCCGCCAAGAAAGGTCATGGTCAATTGGGCATGACCTGTGTGTTACACACATGGGGGCAAACGCTGAGTCAGCATATCCATTTACACTGTCTAATTCCGGCGGGGTCGATACGACAAGGACGCTGGTGCACGATAGACAACAACTACTTATATCCGGTCAAAGCACTCTCGCGTGTATTTAGAGGCAAAATGCTTGCGGCATTGTACGCTAGAAATAAGGATGTCGTGCACGTTAGCACGCCGACAGAATGGTGCGTTTATAGCAAAGCGTGCCTGACGTACAGTCCTTACTTAGTGAGCTATTTAGCGCGGTATACACGAAAAGGGATGATGTCGGAACATCGACTGGTTGCGGTGGATGAACAAGGGGTGAGCTTCAGTTATCGAGATTATAAGGATGAGGATAAGCAAAAAGTCATGCAGCTAAGTCGAGACGAGTTTATTCGGCGGTATTTATTGCATGTATTGCCAAAAGGCTTGATGCGAATACGGCACTATGGCTTTTTAGCCAACGCGAGCTATAAACGAGTACAGCGCATAGTAAGGTCAATTGAACAAGAAGCCCAATCCTCACCCCAAAGAGAATTGCAACCACCGACGTTACCGTGTTGGACATGTAAAGTCTGCGGACATGGGCGATTGAGTTTAAAATCGGTGGTCACCGCAAAAAGGCATAATCCAGACGACGTAACCGCGGATATCCGACAGAGTTAG
- a CDS encoding DUF4238 domain-containing protein: MSLDKKRDNHFVPVMYLKNWSTSRKVQVYRTLVQHENVPIWKPFPLNGIGYLRNLYINTKDGEECDMLETWFDQHYEAPAEASIAKVMSNSKLTPSDYKNLINFFALQDLRTPKKFIEHLNKDDKDEFEVMMKDVVERAISKGVPRSFEPSGGYRFHDELPLKLQITKDDKGLMVSVEKLVGRASWLWSIKHLLTNVSSHLHEHKWTILHPAKGESWYTSDNPVLKLNHYGKDGYDLKGGWGNAGTELILPLGPQHLLYTLVGQKPPLPRGTRVSMEKTNVINRMLVENSHRYVISVNQCPKIGLFHERLVLPDEVKYELSQWKSLNEHHAYSEKEFYSTKYA, from the coding sequence ATGAGTTTGGATAAAAAAAGAGACAATCATTTTGTACCAGTTATGTATCTAAAGAACTGGTCAACAAGTCGAAAGGTTCAAGTATATCGGACTCTAGTTCAGCATGAGAATGTTCCTATTTGGAAGCCGTTTCCATTAAATGGAATTGGTTACTTGCGAAATCTTTATATAAATACGAAAGATGGTGAAGAATGTGACATGCTTGAAACATGGTTTGATCAGCACTATGAAGCTCCAGCAGAAGCATCAATCGCAAAAGTAATGTCAAACTCCAAATTAACCCCTAGCGATTATAAAAACCTGATCAATTTTTTTGCTCTTCAAGATCTCCGAACGCCCAAAAAATTTATTGAACATCTCAACAAGGACGACAAAGATGAGTTTGAGGTGATGATGAAAGATGTTGTTGAAAGAGCTATATCTAAAGGTGTTCCCAGAAGTTTTGAACCTTCGGGAGGGTATAGGTTTCACGATGAATTACCTTTGAAGTTGCAAATAACAAAAGATGATAAAGGTTTGATGGTTTCTGTTGAGAAATTGGTGGGTAGGGCTTCATGGCTATGGAGTATCAAGCACTTGCTAACTAACGTTTCTAGTCATCTCCACGAACACAAGTGGACAATCTTACATCCTGCTAAGGGTGAGTCTTGGTATACGTCTGATAATCCGGTTCTCAAGCTTAACCATTATGGGAAGGACGGCTATGACCTCAAAGGTGGATGGGGGAATGCAGGTACTGAACTTATTCTTCCATTGGGTCCTCAGCATCTTTTGTATACGTTGGTTGGTCAAAAACCTCCGCTGCCTAGAGGCACTAGGGTTAGTATGGAAAAAACCAATGTCATAAACCGGATGCTTGTCGAAAATAGTCACAGATATGTTATTTCTGTGAATCAATGCCCTAAGATTGGTTTGTTTCATGAAAGGTTGGTGCTTCCAGACGAAGTAAAATATGAATTGTCGCAATGGAAATCATTGAATGAGCACCATGCTTACAGTGAAAAAGAGTTTTACTCGACAAAATACGCTTAA
- a CDS encoding ATP-dependent nuclease, giving the protein MYIEKLELKNFKAFKKLEYTCNENFNVIVGENNIGKSTIFEALNLWKFAYDRLIQERDKTRFYKAASNYYLPFSELNQIRLVDDNDLLYKTNTPSASITVTIREGEESFSLKIRFEKPGIKNAYIRFFNSDRFSEFERFADFVRPKSCSLKNAIFIYQTRPISTIGRSEPFYNNGQIEKKISIGKSHDVLRNKVLKTENSQVRVSERFDKLESRLERVLQKRYQIRFKNKNRTDDEYVRITAECAEHKELEISMMGSGFLQILEIFSTIEYIESHVDGICLILIDEPDSHIHSDLQSYLIDELKNHADSQILVISHNDRLVSKVDEGELFYLNNAVKELGKLDPLLISDFHKVKTGLASILEELSAEDTRPIILTEGKSDKKILDTAWAKLNPGIPMPFKIISSGIQIEEDRRTGSAETVRRSLEYLSTLTDRKIIGLFDNDREGNEQFRGLNRQIFNPHDLALSSRKHLTKNIFGLLLIVPEFRADFVTQTSLTQRYLVIEHLFENEILEQYNMKGENILQTNVFEISGNKNDFSHACVNFERGAFREFQQLFDKFEELNGEA; this is encoded by the coding sequence ATGTACATAGAAAAATTAGAGCTTAAAAACTTCAAAGCATTTAAGAAACTTGAGTATACATGCAATGAAAATTTCAATGTTATTGTGGGAGAAAACAATATAGGTAAAAGCACCATATTTGAAGCATTAAACCTTTGGAAATTTGCCTACGACAGGCTTATTCAAGAAAGGGATAAGACTAGGTTTTACAAGGCTGCTTCTAACTACTACTTGCCTTTTTCAGAACTAAACCAGATACGATTGGTAGATGATAATGACCTTTTGTACAAAACAAATACACCAAGTGCATCTATCACTGTAACTATTCGTGAAGGTGAAGAAAGTTTTTCACTGAAGATTAGGTTTGAAAAGCCCGGCATCAAGAACGCATATATTAGATTTTTTAATTCTGATCGTTTTTCTGAGTTTGAGCGATTTGCAGATTTTGTTAGACCAAAGTCCTGTTCACTCAAAAACGCTATATTCATTTATCAGACGCGCCCAATCTCAACGATTGGTAGGTCGGAGCCATTTTATAACAATGGGCAGATAGAAAAGAAAATATCGATTGGAAAATCGCACGATGTGTTACGAAATAAGGTTTTGAAAACTGAAAACTCTCAAGTCAGAGTTTCTGAAAGGTTCGATAAATTAGAAAGTAGGCTTGAAAGAGTCTTGCAGAAAAGATACCAAATCCGATTTAAGAATAAAAATAGAACAGATGATGAGTATGTCCGAATTACTGCAGAGTGTGCAGAGCATAAAGAACTCGAAATATCTATGATGGGGAGTGGATTCCTACAGATTCTAGAAATATTTTCCACTATTGAATATATAGAATCGCATGTCGATGGTATTTGCTTAATCCTCATTGATGAACCTGACTCACATATTCACTCAGACCTTCAATCCTACCTTATCGACGAGTTAAAGAATCATGCAGATAGCCAAATACTAGTTATTAGTCATAACGACAGGCTTGTTAGTAAAGTAGATGAAGGGGAGTTGTTTTACCTAAATAATGCGGTCAAAGAACTTGGAAAACTAGATCCACTTTTAATAAGTGATTTCCACAAAGTTAAAACGGGATTGGCGAGTATTCTTGAAGAGCTAAGTGCAGAGGATACTAGGCCGATAATCCTAACTGAAGGAAAGTCAGATAAAAAAATTCTTGATACTGCCTGGGCGAAGTTAAATCCTGGGATTCCGATGCCTTTTAAAATTATATCTTCTGGAATCCAAATTGAAGAAGATAGAAGGACTGGGTCGGCAGAAACCGTAAGGCGCTCACTTGAATACCTATCAACTCTTACAGATAGAAAGATTATTGGCCTATTTGATAATGATAGAGAGGGGAATGAGCAATTTAGAGGGTTGAATCGGCAAATTTTCAACCCACATGATTTGGCTCTTTCTTCACGCAAGCATCTTACCAAGAATATATTCGGACTGCTCCTGATTGTTCCTGAATTTAGAGCGGACTTTGTAACACAAACATCTCTCACTCAGCGATATCTAGTTATTGAACATTTATTCGAAAACGAAATTTTAGAACAGTACAATATGAAGGGTGAGAACATACTACAAACCAATGTATTTGAGATTTCTGGAAACAAAAACGACTTTTCTCATGCGTGTGTCAATTTTGAAAGAGGTGCATTTAGAGAGTTTCAGCAGCTATTTGATAAATTTGAGGAATTGAATGGCGAGGCCTAA
- a CDS encoding AAA family ATPase — protein MENQGKLFFFCGKMGAGKSTKSKIVAAENNAVLISEDDWLSAHYPSQIQTFDDYIKYSNLIKPFVKSHVQNLLNVGVNVVMDFPANTCKQRAWFLSLCVEISSEHELWYLDLTDEQCLSQIAKRRVEQPERAMFDTETVFHHVTQYFEVPSATENLNLVRVG, from the coding sequence ATGGAAAATCAGGGAAAGTTGTTCTTCTTCTGTGGCAAGATGGGAGCCGGTAAATCAACCAAATCTAAGATAGTTGCCGCTGAAAACAATGCTGTCCTTATTTCAGAAGACGATTGGCTATCGGCTCATTATCCTTCACAAATTCAAACATTTGACGACTACATAAAGTATTCAAATCTCATCAAGCCTTTCGTTAAAAGCCATGTTCAAAATTTGTTGAATGTTGGGGTTAACGTTGTCATGGATTTCCCGGCTAATACCTGTAAGCAAAGAGCTTGGTTTCTATCACTATGCGTCGAAATAAGTAGTGAGCATGAGCTTTGGTATTTAGACTTAACGGATGAGCAATGTTTATCCCAAATTGCTAAACGCCGAGTTGAACAACCTGAAAGAGCTATGTTTGACACTGAGACTGTATTTCATCATGTGACCCAGTATTTTGAAGTACCATCAGCGACGGAAAATCTAAATTTGGTACGAGTAGGATAA